A window of Apium graveolens cultivar Ventura chromosome 8, ASM990537v1, whole genome shotgun sequence contains these coding sequences:
- the LOC141676822 gene encoding uncharacterized protein LOC141676822 — protein MVPILRAGLLSSLQQRYTTWGIWINLYRQRVWTCKVTGKSNLTYEEALVSEQKVIEKVLQLPSELFGPVLREVQFSMLKLNDRKYYTGIQANINVAHHGEKQAHGRRIIVK, from the exons ATGGTTCCCATCTTGAGAGCTGGTCTTCTATCTTCCCTGCAACAAAGATATACCACTTGG GGTATATGGATTAATCTGTATCGACAGAGAGTTTGGACTTGTAAAGTTACTGGGAAGAGTAATTTGACGTATGAAGAGGCGCTGGTTTCGGAACAGAAGGTGATTGAGAAGGTTCTGCAGCTTCCTAGTGAATTATTTGGCCCGGTTCTTCGGGAGGTTCAATTTA GCATGCTCAAGCTAAATGACAGAAAATATTATACTGGAATTCAAGCAAATATTAATGTGGCTCACCATGGAGAGAAACAAGCACACGGAAGAAGAATCATTGTCAAATAA